One window of the Tetragenococcus koreensis genome contains the following:
- a CDS encoding ATP-binding cassette domain-containing protein has product MKYILQTYDLGKSFNEEVILNNINMYIKKGEIYGLLGPNGAGKSTLMKLLMNLLKPTEGVIEIFNITLSNGTFEIFKRISAIIEYPIFYENLTAKKNLELHCEYMGYHNKEDIEIALDLVKLKNIDNKIVKNFSLGMKQRLGIARAIITKPELLILDEPVNGLDPIGIIEIRNLIEMLNKEYGMTILISSHILAEIERVADTIGVMSNGNLVEEVSMDTIRESSAEYIEIETNNLKKAVYHIDSELKISNFKIVGENKIRIYQTEIPQDTIYKELLSNDVSIKSINTMNNTLEEYFLKAIGGEK; this is encoded by the coding sequence GTGAAATATATTCTGCAAACCTACGACTTAGGAAAATCATTTAATGAAGAAGTCATACTCAATAATATTAATATGTATATTAAAAAAGGAGAAATTTATGGGTTACTTGGGCCAAACGGAGCAGGAAAAAGTACGTTAATGAAATTACTTATGAATCTGTTGAAGCCAACTGAAGGAGTGATTGAAATATTTAACATTACTTTATCAAATGGCACATTTGAAATATTTAAAAGAATCAGCGCGATTATTGAATATCCTATCTTTTATGAAAATCTTACGGCTAAAAAGAATTTAGAGCTGCACTGTGAATACATGGGATACCATAATAAAGAAGATATTGAAATTGCATTAGATTTAGTAAAGCTAAAAAATATAGACAATAAAATTGTTAAAAATTTCTCATTAGGAATGAAACAACGTTTAGGCATCGCTAGAGCAATTATCACCAAACCTGAATTATTGATTTTAGATGAACCAGTTAACGGCTTGGATCCTATCGGAATTATTGAAATTAGAAATTTAATTGAAATGTTAAACAAAGAGTATGGGATGACTATCTTAATATCTAGCCATATATTAGCCGAAATAGAACGTGTAGCTGATACCATTGGTGTTATGAGTAACGGAAATTTAGTTGAAGAAGTTTCAATGGATACTATACGAGAAAGCAGCGCAGAATATATTGAAATTGAAACAAACAATCTAAAAAAGGCCGTTTATCATATTGACTCTGAATTGAAAATTTCTAATTTTAAAATTGTTGGAGAAAATAAAATTCGAATTTATCAAACCGAAATCCCCCAAGACACTATATATAAAGAATTACTTTCTAATGATGTTTCTATTAAATCAATAAATACGATGAACAACACACTAGAAGAATATTTTTTAAAAGCAATTGGAGGCGAAAAATAA
- a CDS encoding ABC transporter permease gives MLKLIRLEMKKTNFTFYIQRALVASIVITGFLFVMLYFDRDLIPTGSEEFLFITDSITRMVFIIFSGVLISKLIIEEYNNKTITLMFTYPIERKKILIAKLLIIISFTFLSIVITKILALATLSILTNYLHFINENITLSMIFEHFKNTILYDFSASGVSLVALSFGMKQMSVRTTIVASVIIAILLGISNESISVGSFIVVPITLTTIGLVITYLSISSIDQKDVF, from the coding sequence ATGCTGAAATTGATTCGATTAGAAATGAAAAAAACTAATTTTACTTTTTATATTCAAAGAGCATTAGTAGCAAGTATAGTAATTACTGGGTTTTTATTCGTTATGCTCTATTTTGACCGAGATTTGATCCCTACAGGAAGTGAAGAATTTCTTTTTATCACTGATAGTATTACTAGAATGGTTTTCATTATATTTTCGGGGGTGCTCATCTCAAAACTTATTATTGAAGAATATAATAACAAAACAATAACACTAATGTTTACTTATCCAATAGAACGAAAAAAAATTCTCATTGCAAAACTTTTGATTATTATAAGTTTCACTTTTTTATCAATTGTCATCACAAAAATATTAGCGCTTGCTACTTTGAGTATATTAACGAATTACTTGCATTTCATTAACGAGAACATCACCCTATCAATGATTTTTGAACATTTCAAAAATACGATCCTGTATGATTTTTCTGCAAGTGGTGTGAGCTTAGTTGCGTTATCCTTTGGAATGAAACAAATGTCTGTTAGAACAACAATTGTAGCTTCTGTTATCATAGCAATCCTTCTAGGTATAAGCAATGAAAGCATATCAGTCGGTTCTTTTATAGTTGTTCCTATAACTCTTACCACGATTGGACTGGTAATTACTTATCTTTCCATTAGTAGTATTGACCAGAAAGATGTTTTTTAA
- a CDS encoding NAD(P)-dependent oxidoreductase: MLEKNFVPSFSAYNALKGAEIVAEAAKEGSLQLDIAQAGLKRFERVVNEGHGDKDMAASYLVTEGKNLF, encoded by the coding sequence ATGTTAGAAAAAAATTTCGTTCCAAGCTTTTCAGCTTACAACGCTTTAAAAGGGGCAGAAATTGTAGCAGAAGCTGCTAAAGAAGGAAGTTTACAATTGGATATTGCACAAGCTGGCTTAAAAAGATTTGAACGTGTAGTTAATGAAGGGCATGGGGACAAAGATATGGCAGCGTCATATCTTGTGACAGAGGGAAAAAATCTCTTTTAA
- a CDS encoding nucleotidyl transferase AbiEii/AbiGii toxin family protein — protein sequence MKNLIDKKARETDLPKQQLYGLYALEQLLVKLNDSSYKDKLILKGGYLLATVYGLNNRVTRDLNTAVRNIYLTEAMLINIADFVSTTDKNGEVHFELRGIRKTREEFDYNGYELKLLFKNGRTKFPFYLQTSRC from the coding sequence ATGAAAAACTTAATTGATAAAAAAGCTAGAGAAACTGATTTACCTAAACAACAATTATATGGACTGTACGCGTTAGAACAACTGCTAGTGAAATTAAATGATTCTTCCTATAAAGATAAATTGATCCTAAAAGGCGGTTATCTTCTTGCTACAGTATATGGACTAAATAATCGGGTAACTCGTGACTTAAATACAGCAGTGAGAAATATCTATTTGACCGAAGCAATGCTTATCAATATTGCTGACTTTGTTTCAACCACCGACAAAAATGGTGAGGTCCATTTTGAATTGAGAGGAATAAGAAAAACTAGGGAAGAGTTCGATTATAATGGATATGAACTGAAATTGTTATTTAAAAACGGTCGAACTAAATTTCCTTTTTATTTACAAACTTCAAGATGTTAG
- a CDS encoding type IV toxin-antitoxin system AbiEi family antitoxin domain-containing protein has protein sequence MLTKRVKNIFIEHNGILTLDQAVENGLTKESIRKAHLRGDLIKLEGGIYLLDNSYSDELYTTQLRFSKGVYSHETAVMLHSLSTYSPFVYHLTFPRGYHLTNPEKNYIYSHHMSADKFNIGIVKMDSWHGNSIFVTDLERTVIDMMNNGKAFPGIVDEMINNYFWTEDKNIDKLKKYANAFGVQKEVEAKVINLVK, from the coding sequence GTGTTAACAAAAAGAGTAAAAAATATCTTTATAGAACATAATGGGATTCTTACTTTAGATCAGGCAGTAGAAAATGGGTTAACGAAGGAATCGATAAGAAAGGCCCATTTACGTGGCGATCTCATCAAACTTGAGGGTGGCATTTACCTCTTAGATAATTCTTACTCTGATGAACTATATACAACCCAGTTACGGTTTTCTAAAGGCGTATATTCTCATGAAACTGCAGTAATGCTTCATTCTTTAAGTACTTACTCTCCCTTTGTTTATCACTTAACATTTCCGAGAGGTTATCATTTGACCAATCCAGAAAAAAATTACATCTACTCTCATCATATGTCGGCGGATAAATTCAATATAGGCATTGTAAAAATGGATAGTTGGCACGGGAATTCTATTTTTGTTACAGATTTAGAACGTACGGTTATTGATATGATGAACAATGGGAAAGCTTTTCCTGGAATTGTTGATGAGATGATTAATAACTATTTTTGGACCGAAGATAAAAATATCGATAAATTAAAAAAATATGCTAACGCATTTGGTGTTCAAAAGGAAGTGGAAGCGAAGGTGATAAATCTTGTTAAGTGA
- a CDS encoding SAP domain-containing protein, translating to MTVRPEFTAKMSSKTFLDYYWYKEELVDICRKNCLPTYGTKAELTKYIVSLLEGEPAESLKPRRRRERSKQKIKAEDMKEDTKLLENGFSFNNEARKFFSNYFQVKNFSFKKAMAIKLREVERTKDYDATIKGIINAYLESQNKENVIDNEEERTYQWNNFVRDFCDDPSSNEYTNKMKVASII from the coding sequence ATGACAGTTAGACCAGAATTTACGGCTAAAATGAGCAGCAAAACTTTTCTTGATTATTACTGGTATAAAGAAGAATTGGTAGATATTTGCAGAAAAAATTGTTTGCCAACGTATGGAACGAAAGCAGAGTTAACGAAGTATATTGTAAGTCTTCTTGAAGGAGAGCCGGCAGAGTCTCTTAAGCCAAGGAGAAGAAGAGAAAGATCCAAACAAAAAATAAAGGCTGAAGACATGAAAGAAGATACTAAACTACTTGAGAATGGTTTTTCGTTCAATAATGAAGCTCGGAAGTTCTTTTCGAATTATTTTCAAGTAAAAAATTTTTCTTTCAAAAAAGCAATGGCAATTAAGCTAAGAGAGGTGGAAAGAACGAAGGACTATGACGCAACTATTAAGGGTATAATTAATGCTTATTTAGAATCACAAAATAAGGAAAACGTCATTGATAATGAAGAAGAGAGAACTTATCAATGGAATAATTTTGTTAGAGATTTTTGTGATGACCCTAGTTCTAATGAATATACAAATAAAATGAAAGTCGCTTCTATTATTTGA
- a CDS encoding CPBP family intramembrane glutamic endopeptidase produces the protein MFIQSVIDALVQLVIFAVIPFLYWALKFKNQENFFQWIGLKKPVFHNKSKSIIFSALTFAILLLPGMLLLFVIDDKTMIANAQFATKGWQSIGGILIYSIIQTGLSEELLFRGFFLKIFSNLWGLGIGSFVQALLFGLLHGVILFASLNFFLVITIIVFSTLAGWLMSYVNNTLGNGSILPSWFIHSSMNIISSLLLAFNFL, from the coding sequence TTGTTTATTCAGTCAGTCATAGATGCATTGGTTCAACTAGTCATTTTCGCTGTTATCCCTTTCTTGTACTGGGCATTAAAATTCAAAAACCAAGAAAATTTTTTCCAATGGATCGGGTTAAAAAAACCAGTATTCCACAATAAGTCTAAGTCCATTATTTTTTCAGCGCTGACTTTTGCAATACTACTTCTTCCTGGAATGCTCTTACTCTTTGTTATTGATGACAAAACAATGATTGCCAATGCTCAGTTTGCTACTAAGGGATGGCAAAGTATTGGGGGTATTTTGATTTATAGTATAATCCAGACAGGCTTATCTGAAGAATTATTATTTCGTGGCTTCTTCTTGAAAATCTTTTCCAATCTGTGGGGGCTAGGCATAGGTAGCTTTGTTCAAGCTTTGCTATTTGGACTATTACATGGCGTGATTTTGTTTGCCTCACTAAATTTCTTTTTGGTCATTACCATCATTGTATTTTCTACTTTAGCTGGTTGGCTTATGAGTTATGTAAATAATACCCTTGGAAACGGCTCGATCTTGCCAAGCTGGTTTATTCATAGTTCCATGAACATTATTTCTTCCTTGCTTCTGGCTTTTAACTTCCTATGA
- a CDS encoding GNAT family N-acetyltransferase: MFDNLQIKKRSQKEADEIADYWKYPAPYDFYDMTADKEDYDEMIDPLARGDKFFSITKDQELIGFFCVFPKEPTTNEIELGLGMKPELTGKGLGERFVKVIIEYLKGNYSGQVVWLSVADFNQRALKVYEQVGFNYVTEKLQKTNGGEHNFIVMNNVK; encoded by the coding sequence ATGTTTGATAACCTACAAATAAAAAAGAGGAGTCAAAAAGAAGCGGACGAAATTGCGGACTATTGGAAATATCCAGCGCCTTACGATTTTTATGATATGACTGCTGATAAAGAAGATTATGATGAAATGATTGACCCATTAGCACGTGGAGATAAATTTTTTTCAATAACAAAAGACCAAGAACTTATTGGTTTTTTCTGTGTATTCCCAAAAGAACCCACGACAAATGAAATTGAATTAGGTCTTGGCATGAAACCGGAATTGACTGGAAAAGGACTGGGAGAAAGGTTTGTCAAAGTAATCATTGAATATTTAAAGGGAAATTATTCCGGCCAAGTGGTCTGGCTCTCTGTTGCTGACTTTAACCAACGGGCATTAAAAGTTTACGAACAAGTTGGTTTTAACTACGTAACTGAAAAACTGCAAAAAACGAACGGGGGAGAACATAACTTTATTGTAATGAATAATGTAAAATAA